The sequence TATTTGCCGCCGCCCGACTTGCTGCCGTTGTAGCGGAGCGACAAACGGGTGTCCGATGCGCCCACCGCGCGTGCCATCGAGATCCCGGCGCTGCGCGACGTGCTGCCGGGCACATACAGGTAGGAGTTCTTCCGAAGTTCGCCTTCCAGCTGCGTGTCGAAGCCAAGGATCTTGCGGTTGTCGCGCAGATTGGCGCTCAGGTTGCGCCCCGCCTGCCCCGTCACCGAATACAACGACACCTCCCCCTTGCCGTTGGGCGCATAGTCGTGCGTAACTCCGAGGCCGAGCCCCTGCTTCTGCATTACGTCCACATGCACCGCGCCCGTCTGCCCGCCCCGGGCATAGTTCAGCAGCGTCTTAAGGAAGAAGCCTTCCTCCGTGCTCTGCCCCACCACCGGCACGACCGGCGCCTGCCCGCCCTGCTGCTTGATAGGAAAAACCAGCGTCGGCACGGTGGCCAGCCTCCGTCCGAACAGCAGCGTGGTCGCGTGCCGTGCGATGACCTTCCGGTCCGGCAGGATGGTCACCTCTCGGGCGACGACCTCGTACTGCGGCCGCACCGGATCGCACGAGGTGATGTGCGCGTTGTAGAGCGTGATCTCGCGCCTGGATCCCTTAATGCTCTCCGCCATCACGTGGAATGGTGAAAGCGCGCCCACGGGGGTCACATCCGTGGTCGACTTGCTCATCGACCACTCCCGCGTCTTGATGTTGAACTCCAGGAAGCTGTCCGCGCCGCCGCTGACGGTCTCTTTGCCGGTGTCCAGCGCCACGTTTCCGCGCAGGATGGCCGTCGACGTCGTCTCGTCGAAATCGCCCGCGTCCCCGGTCAAAACGTACTGCTTGTGCGTGATGCGAACGTGGCCCGCCGCGACCCAGTGCTTCGCGGACTCCTCGTAGTGGGTGATATCGGCCGAAATTGTGGCGTTCGGCGCGGGCGCGAGCGGCAGGCCGGGCGCGGTCTGCCCCAGTGCGCGCGGGGCGCAGAGGAGGGCAATCGCAGCGACGGCGGTTATTCCTCGCGCCATATCAGCCACGCTCCCACGCCGGTGAAGACCGCGTTCGGCAGCCACGCCGCCAGCACAGGCGGCAGCACCGAACCGCCCATTTCCTTGAAGAACAGGTATCCCTGCACGTAGAGGAAGAAGAGCACCAGCGCGATCAGGATGCCCGTGAAGCCGCCACCGCGGCCGAAATGCACCGCCAGCGGCAGACTGATGATCGTCAGCACCACGCACGCGAACGGCAGCGCGAATTTCAGGTAGTAATCCACCTTCCATTCCCGCGTGTTCGGGTTGCCGGTCCTCACCCCCTCCGCGATCGCCCGCGACAACTGCATCGCGTTCATCTCGTCCGTCGTCTGCGCCATCGTCCACAGCGTGCCCACCGTCCGGTCAACGTCGAACGTGAACTTGGGGAACGCGACCTCGTTGGTGGTGAACCCGCGCGCATCCATCTCGCGCCGCACGCCCCGGTACAGAGTCCATTTGGTGCCGCTGGCGGTGGCCGTCTCGGCGGTGTACAGGACCGGATACGTGCCGGACCGCATCTCGTAGACCATCACGCGCGTCAGCAGAAACGCCACCTCGTTCGGGTTGGCGGAATCCCGCGTCTTCTGCATGTCGCCGATGTAGAACTTGAACTGCCCCGTGCCGAAGAAGACGTCGCTGCGGATGGAGATCGGTCGCACCTTGAAGAACAGGCGGTACTCCGCCATCGACGCGCGGTGGTTCATCATCGGGGCGATGGTCTCATTGATGTAGAAGCTCGCCACGCTGATCAGCGCGGCGACGACCATCATGGGGACGAGGATGCGCTTCAACGGCATCCCGCTCAGGCGCATGACGGTGATCTCGTTCTCGCGCGCCATCCGGTTCACGCCCAGCGACACGCCGAACAGCACCGCCACCGGCAGCGCGTATACGATGAACTGCGGCATCCGGTAGGCGATGACCTTCGCTACTTGCGAAAGCGCCGCGCGGTCGTTCATCACCAGCCGGAACAGGTTCATCAGCACCGCGCTGACCTGCATCAGCAGGAAGCCGAACACCCCAACGAGGAACGGCGCCAGCAGCTCGCGCGCCAGATATCGGTCGGCCGTCTTCACGCTATGAGTATAGGGAACGAAGCGATGAATGATGAACGATGGGCGATGAATAGCGGAGGCGGATTGAGCTTGGAGGGACACAGAGAAAGCTGGTGATGGGCGTCCGGACAGGAGTGGAAGACCGAAGCGCTACCTTCCGTCCGCTCTCTTCCAAGGAATCACCGTTCCTGACGGGACCGGTCCTTCACGGTGAAAGTATGGTCCAGCCCTGCCGGACGCCCGGGATTGGCGTCCAGCAGGACACACCACTTGGACCGTTATTCTGGCACGGGAGGCGCAGCCTCCAATCGCGACTTTTCGTCTTTCTCTTGCTGCTTGATTCTGCTCAATGTCGCTAAGGCCTCCTCTCGCACGTCGAAAGTGATCGTATTGGAATTGAGAAGGTCATCAAGCAGTTTCTTGATGGGAGCACGATCATTGAGAGTCAGCGTGACCCCTTTGGAGACGATCTCGTCGCTCGACAAGAGGACCGATCCACCCAGCGCCACGTGGCGGATCTCCCCCGGTGTTCGGCCATGAACCTCAATCCAAATGATGGATTGCGAGATATAGGCGCCAAGCGCCGGGATTATAGTCTTCAGGACTACCGGATCCTTGGTAGTGCGCGCAGCGGTGATCAGCCATGGAAGCAATCGCCGATCGAGCAAATGCGACACACCGTCCGCAACAGGCTTGAGCCACGTTGCATCAGCACGGGTCTGTTCGATGAAGTCCAGATAGACGGGCGCGGCGTCTATGCCATAGAATGGAAGGCTCTTGAGGGCATCCTCTTTCTTCGTGCGAACAGTAGTGCTGCTTTTCAATATCCTCTGGATGCTCACAGCGCCCGCTTTGCCATTCCCATATT is a genomic window of Armatimonadota bacterium containing:
- a CDS encoding LptF/LptG family permease; the encoded protein is MKTADRYLARELLAPFLVGVFGFLLMQVSAVLMNLFRLVMNDRAALSQVAKVIAYRMPQFIVYALPVAVLFGVSLGVNRMARENEITVMRLSGMPLKRILVPMMVVAALISVASFYINETIAPMMNHRASMAEYRLFFKVRPISIRSDVFFGTGQFKFYIGDMQKTRDSANPNEVAFLLTRVMVYEMRSGTYPVLYTAETATASGTKWTLYRGVRREMDARGFTTNEVAFPKFTFDVDRTVGTLWTMAQTTDEMNAMQLSRAIAEGVRTGNPNTREWKVDYYLKFALPFACVVLTIISLPLAVHFGRGGGFTGILIALVLFFLYVQGYLFFKEMGGSVLPPVLAAWLPNAVFTGVGAWLIWREE